The Mesorhizobium loti genome includes a region encoding these proteins:
- a CDS encoding SGNH/GDSL hydrolase family protein: MRFPALLTWLAFPVYIWQGLGVRRRTTRMLPAQGPVMHEISGKAPDISLLVLGDSSAASVGIGNSEDGLAAQLAVLISQSTGRAVRWRAAGFNSATSGQIRDHVLPNLSADPWTHIVLAIGTNDTKNFHSVPRFKKEFGGLLYGLRAKWPEARVVWSPVLEFTRAPAMPPLLGKILEIRATEMNRMGERLCLERGAVPAPRLPITNPEEGFASDGFHASEAGYRAWAEHLVGPVLGN; encoded by the coding sequence ATGCGTTTCCCAGCCCTTCTCACCTGGCTCGCCTTCCCGGTCTACATCTGGCAAGGCCTCGGCGTGCGACGCCGCACCACGCGCATGCTGCCGGCGCAGGGGCCGGTCATGCACGAAATATCAGGCAAGGCGCCTGATATCTCGCTTCTGGTGCTGGGCGATTCGTCGGCCGCTTCGGTCGGAATCGGCAATTCGGAAGATGGGCTTGCCGCGCAGCTCGCCGTGCTGATTTCACAAAGTACGGGCCGCGCCGTGCGTTGGCGGGCGGCCGGCTTCAATTCGGCGACGTCGGGCCAGATCCGCGACCATGTCCTGCCCAATCTGTCGGCCGATCCATGGACGCATATCGTGCTGGCCATCGGCACCAACGACACCAAGAATTTTCACTCCGTGCCGCGCTTCAAGAAGGAGTTCGGCGGGCTGCTCTACGGCCTGCGCGCCAAATGGCCGGAAGCACGTGTGGTGTGGTCGCCGGTGCTGGAGTTCACGCGGGCGCCGGCGATGCCGCCACTGCTCGGCAAAATTCTTGAAATCCGCGCGACCGAAATGAACCGGATGGGTGAGCGCCTTTGCCTGGAGCGCGGTGCGGTGCCGGCGCCGCGCCTGCCGATCACCAATCCTGAAGAAGGGTTTGCCTCCGATGGCTTTCACGCCTCGGAAGCCGGCTACCGGGCCTGGGCCGAGCATCTCGTCGGCCCAGTGCTTGGCAACTGA
- a CDS encoding glutamine amidotransferase, with the protein MPEQKTIGFLFIEGFADWEYGLLAASAVEWFGARAVSLTPDGKPVTGISGFRLTPDQSAKADENNDLDAIAVIGSDGWAGKAPPDVAELLNAVASRGGVVGGICAGTLALARAGLFEKAKHTSNGRDWINGHEAGYVGDSNYQDVPYAVADGKVVSAPGSAPGTFALAFLKTLYPERGGDLAQMRTLFAKEYAEAS; encoded by the coding sequence ATGCCCGAACAAAAGACAATCGGCTTTCTTTTCATCGAAGGCTTTGCCGACTGGGAATATGGGCTGCTGGCGGCTTCGGCGGTCGAATGGTTCGGCGCCCGCGCCGTATCGCTGACGCCTGACGGCAAGCCGGTGACCGGGATCAGTGGTTTCCGGCTGACGCCTGATCAATCGGCCAAGGCGGATGAGAACAACGATCTCGACGCCATCGCCGTCATCGGCTCCGACGGGTGGGCCGGCAAGGCACCGCCGGACGTCGCCGAACTGCTCAATGCTGTTGCATCGCGCGGCGGCGTGGTCGGCGGAATCTGCGCCGGGACGCTGGCACTGGCCCGCGCCGGCCTGTTCGAGAAAGCCAAACACACCAGCAATGGCCGTGACTGGATCAATGGTCATGAGGCCGGCTATGTCGGCGACAGCAACTACCAGGATGTGCCGTATGCCGTGGCTGACGGCAAAGTCGTTTCCGCGCCAGGCTCGGCGCCGGGCACTTTCGCGCTCGCCTTTCTGAAGACGCTCTATCCCGAAAGAGGCGGCGATCTCGCGCAGATGCGGACGCTGTTCGCCAAGGAGTATGCTGAAGCCTCCTGA
- a CDS encoding ring-cleaving dioxygenase has product MSLQLTGIHHLTAITANAPGNLHFYTKVLGLRLVKKTVNQDDTSAYHLFYADGEATPGTDLTFFDWPVGHERRGTHSIVRTSLRVGSRESLAWWKQHLTGENIVTGEIADIGGYASLDFEDPEGQRLRLVSDGGKGGSHPWAQSPVPAEHQIRGLGPIVISVPDITNTEAVVTKVMNMRKARDYASPEGQVHVFEMGEGGPAAELHVLVQPGLAPARQGAGAVHHVAFRAPDQETLHQWTARLAEFRLPSSGEVERYYFRSLYFREPNGILFEIATDGPGFTADEPLETLGESLALPPFLEPKRASIEAGLKPLK; this is encoded by the coding sequence ATGAGCCTGCAACTGACAGGAATCCACCATCTGACCGCCATCACCGCCAATGCGCCGGGCAATCTTCATTTCTATACGAAGGTGCTGGGCCTGCGGCTGGTCAAGAAGACGGTGAACCAGGACGACACCTCGGCCTACCACCTCTTCTATGCCGATGGCGAAGCGACGCCGGGCACCGACCTTACCTTCTTCGACTGGCCGGTTGGCCACGAGCGGCGCGGCACGCACAGCATCGTGCGGACCAGCCTCAGGGTCGGCAGCCGGGAGAGCCTTGCCTGGTGGAAACAGCATTTGACCGGCGAAAACATCGTGACGGGAGAGATCGCCGACATCGGCGGTTATGCGTCACTGGATTTCGAAGACCCCGAAGGTCAGCGTCTGCGTCTGGTCAGCGATGGCGGCAAGGGCGGCAGCCATCCCTGGGCGCAAAGCCCGGTACCGGCCGAGCACCAGATCCGCGGGCTCGGGCCGATCGTCATCAGCGTCCCCGACATCACCAACACCGAGGCGGTGGTGACCAAGGTGATGAACATGCGCAAGGCCCGCGACTATGCCTCGCCGGAGGGCCAGGTTCACGTCTTCGAAATGGGTGAGGGCGGGCCGGCGGCGGAGTTGCATGTCCTGGTGCAGCCGGGACTGGCGCCGGCACGGCAAGGTGCGGGTGCGGTTCACCATGTCGCCTTCAGGGCGCCGGACCAGGAGACGCTGCATCAATGGACGGCGCGGCTGGCCGAGTTCCGGCTGCCGTCGAGCGGCGAGGTCGAGCGCTATTATTTCCGCTCGCTCTATTTCCGCGAGCCGAACGGCATCCTGTTCGAGATCGCCACCGACGGGCCGGGGTTCACAGCCGACGAGCCGCTGGAAACGCTGGGCGAGAGCCTGGCCCTGCCGCCGTTCCTCGAACCCAAGCGCGCTTCGATCGAGGCCGGCCTCAAGCCGCTGAAGTAG
- a CDS encoding YafY family transcriptional regulator, protein MRRADRLFQIVQHLRGGRLVTAQKLGTWLEVSERTIYRDIADLQSTGVPIDGEAGVGYMMREGFDLPPLMFTRDEIVALVAGARMVRAFGGAAMARAAEEALVKIGAVLPDAEKDRIARTEIHTPMWVVSDAAREAIDLIERAVEKRQVLTIDYSDEAGRGTARDIRPLGLWFWGKVWTLVAWCEMRDDFRAFRIDRIASVVIAGRIFKPERGKQLADFYRAVERSEDYGMAPDRAART, encoded by the coding sequence ATGCGCCGCGCCGACAGGCTCTTCCAGATCGTGCAGCATCTGCGCGGTGGCCGTTTGGTCACCGCCCAGAAGCTCGGCACGTGGCTCGAGGTTTCCGAGCGAACCATCTACCGCGACATCGCCGACCTGCAGTCGACCGGGGTGCCGATCGACGGCGAGGCCGGCGTTGGCTACATGATGAGGGAGGGTTTCGACCTCCCGCCGCTGATGTTCACGCGTGACGAGATCGTCGCGCTGGTTGCCGGTGCCCGCATGGTGCGCGCCTTTGGCGGTGCTGCGATGGCGCGCGCCGCCGAGGAGGCGCTGGTCAAGATCGGCGCCGTCCTGCCCGATGCTGAAAAAGACCGTATCGCGCGCACAGAGATCCACACGCCGATGTGGGTGGTCAGCGACGCCGCGCGCGAGGCGATCGACCTGATCGAGCGCGCGGTCGAAAAACGCCAGGTGCTGACCATCGACTACTCAGACGAGGCCGGCCGCGGCACCGCTCGCGATATCCGTCCGCTTGGCCTGTGGTTCTGGGGCAAGGTGTGGACGCTGGTCGCCTGGTGCGAGATGCGCGACGATTTTCGCGCCTTCCGCATCGATCGCATCGCCTCCGTGGTCATCGCCGGCCGCATCTTCAAACCGGAGCGCGGCAAGCAGCTTGCCGACTTCTACCGGGCGGTAGAGCGCAGCGAGGATTATGGCATGGCACCGGATCGTGCGGCGCGGACCTAA
- a CDS encoding DUF1013 domain-containing protein has product MANTLLMPKATAVWLVDNTALSFEQIAQFCGLHPLEVKAIADGESAQGIKGMDPIMTGQLTRDEIARAEKDSNQRLKLSDPKVRVPESKRKGPRYTPLSKRQDRPNAILWLVRNHPELKDAQISRLVGTTKSTIEQIRERKHWNSANLQPMDPVTLGLSSQIDLDMEVNRASRGREQAQPVGDTLLPAALTERLVPAPEKPKDEDAELDANAVFAKLSALKSKNTDSDDDE; this is encoded by the coding sequence ATGGCCAATACGCTGCTGATGCCCAAGGCGACCGCCGTCTGGCTGGTCGACAACACCGCGCTTTCCTTCGAGCAGATTGCGCAGTTCTGCGGGCTGCATCCGCTCGAGGTCAAGGCGATCGCCGACGGCGAATCGGCGCAAGGCATCAAGGGCATGGACCCGATCATGACCGGCCAGCTGACTCGCGACGAGATCGCGCGTGCCGAGAAAGACTCGAACCAGCGCCTGAAGCTTTCCGACCCCAAGGTCCGGGTGCCCGAATCCAAGCGCAAGGGTCCGCGCTACACGCCGCTGTCGAAGCGTCAGGACCGGCCGAATGCCATTCTCTGGCTGGTGCGCAACCATCCCGAGCTCAAGGACGCGCAGATCTCGCGCCTCGTCGGCACCACCAAGTCGACGATCGAGCAGATCCGCGAACGCAAGCACTGGAACTCGGCCAATCTGCAGCCGATGGACCCGGTGACGCTGGGTCTTTCCTCGCAGATCGACCTCGACATGGAAGTTAACCGCGCCTCGCGCGGTCGCGAACAGGCGCAGCCGGTCGGTGACACGCTGCTGCCGGCGGCCCTGACCGAGCGGCTGGTGCCGGCTCCCGAGAAGCCGAAGGACGAGGATGCCGAACTCGACGCCAACGCCGTGTTCGCCAAGCTCTCGGCGTTGAAGTCGAAGAACACGGATAGTGACGACGACGAGTAA
- a CDS encoding DUF899 family protein yields the protein MHRNKIVSREDWFQSHKAHLAREKELTRLRERVAAERRELPWLKIRKDYVFETEQGPKKLAELFAGRSQLIVYHFVFAPGSNHHCESCAFVADHMDGANHHLRHHDVSLVAVSRAPLAELLPYKQRMGWTFDWVSSYASDFNFDMQVSFTDKQIASGEAVYNFETPVLTSKDLPGTTVFYKGETSDIFLTFMSRARGSEQFIGTYQYLDIAPKGRDETGPYRTFMDWVRLHDEYGNRSQPDDACP from the coding sequence ATGCATCGCAACAAGATCGTTTCACGCGAAGACTGGTTCCAGTCGCACAAGGCACATCTGGCCCGTGAGAAGGAACTGACGCGGCTTCGCGAGCGTGTTGCGGCCGAGCGGCGGGAACTGCCCTGGCTGAAGATCAGGAAAGATTATGTCTTCGAGACCGAACAAGGGCCGAAGAAACTGGCCGAGCTCTTCGCCGGCCGCAGCCAGTTGATCGTCTATCACTTCGTGTTCGCGCCCGGTTCCAATCATCACTGCGAAAGCTGTGCTTTCGTCGCCGACCATATGGACGGCGCCAATCATCATCTCAGGCATCATGACGTGTCGCTTGTCGCCGTATCGAGGGCGCCACTCGCAGAGCTGCTGCCCTACAAGCAGCGCATGGGCTGGACATTCGACTGGGTGTCTTCCTATGCCTCGGACTTCAACTTCGATATGCAGGTGTCCTTCACCGACAAACAGATCGCATCCGGCGAAGCGGTCTATAATTTCGAAACACCGGTGCTGACGTCGAAGGACCTGCCCGGCACCACTGTCTTCTACAAGGGCGAAACAAGTGACATCTTCCTGACCTTCATGTCACGCGCCCGCGGCAGCGAGCAGTTCATCGGCACTTATCAATATCTCGATATTGCTCCGAAAGGCCGTGACGAAACCGGCCCTTACCGAACCTTCATGGACTGGGTGCGGCTGCACGACGAATATGGAAACAGGTCGCAACCGGACGATGCATGCCCTTAG